From Myxosarcina sp. GI1, a single genomic window includes:
- a CDS encoding ShlB/FhaC/HecB family hemolysin secretion/activation protein yields MSLIRIAAIVAVEVATLTIAAGVATAQVAPRILIKDVEIRGNTIFDSELQSMVASYEGREISLEEVFRLKDKISKYYIDNGYKSSGAFLPPQRLTDGRVQIQVVEGTLKAIEIEGSKNLSEAYLKSRLPKEGKLLNVDRLYQSLLKLRSDPLIKQINAELIEEKKGQNILLVNLEENSPWNSQLSVTDGYARSIGGFGGNAQVTHQNLFGFGDRLTLERSQTEGLGRTGGRYSFPFNSLDGRIAFSYNNAQSVAVEEEIEELGVEADYESFQLNISQPLIATRTDNFSLGLGIEYIDSETFVLEDLSFSFVEGLENGETKLTVLNFSQNYLRNGNNSLLAIESKFNFGIDALGATQNELGIDGIFSSWQGNLQYLKAFGNENAMVLSTGIAFQLTTDRLLPIERFTIGGVDSVKGYSSNIGDADNGIVGNIELRIPVIGRRKSSQISVVPFINAGTIWNNDEELATNSNFASTGLGLIYQSSFLEGRIDYAIPLIEAQGYGETDTEQRFIFSLVIYPLKFGSVF; encoded by the coding sequence ATGTCTTTAATAAGGATAGCGGCGATTGTTGCTGTAGAAGTAGCAACGCTGACAATAGCGGCTGGKGTGGCAACCGCTCAAGTTGCGCCAAGAATTTTAATCAAAGATGTAGAAATTAGGGGAAACACAATTTTCGATTCCGAATTACAGTCAATGGTAGCGTCCTATGAAGGTAGAGAAATTTCTTTAGAGGAAGTCTTTCGGCTGAAAGACAAAATTAGTAAATATTACATTGATAATGGCTATAAAAGTAGCGGAGCCTTTCTTCCTCCTCAAAGACTTACAGACGGTCGCGTTCAAATTCAAGTTGTCGAGGGAACTTTAAAAGCCATTGAGATCGAAGGTTCTAAAAATTTAAGCGAAGCTTATCTAAAGTCCAGACTGCCAAAAGAAGGAAAACTGCTAAATGTCGATCGTCTGTATCAATCTCTATTAAAGCTGAGAAGCGATCCTTTAATTAAACAAATAAATGCCGAACTAATTGAAGAAAAAAAGGGACAAAATATCTTACTGGTGAATTTAGAGGAAAATTCGCCTTGGAATTCTCAATTGTCCGTTACCGATGGCTATGCTCGCAGCATTGGCGGTTTTGGTGGAAATGCCCAAGTTACCCACCAAAATTTATTTGGATTCGGCGATCGCCTTACTTTAGAACGTTCTCAAACTGAAGGTTTGGGTCGTACTGGAGGTCGCTACTCTTTTCCTTTTAACAGTTTAGATGGCAGAATTGCTTTTAGTTACAACAACGCTCAGAGCGTTGCGGTTGAGGAAGAAATTGAAGAATTAGGTGTTGAAGCCGATTACGAATCTTTTCAGCTAAATATTTCACAGCCTCTTATTGCGACTCGTACCGACAATTTTAGTCTCGGATTGGGAATAGAATATATCGATAGCGAGACTTTTGTGTTAGAAGATCTGTCTTTTTCCTTTGTAGAAGGATTGGAAAATGGTGAAACCAAACTTACCGTATTGAATTTTTCTCAGAATTATTTGAGAAATGGCAATAATTCCTTATTGGCGATCGAATCTAAATTCAATTTTGGTATTGATGCTTTAGGTGCAACTCAAAACGAACTGGGAATTGACGGTATTTTCTCAAGCTGGCAGGGAAATTTACAGTATTTAAAAGCGTTCGGCAATGAAAATGCTATGGTATTGAGTACTGGTATAGCTTTTCAATTAACTACCGATCGCCTGCTGCCTATCGAACGGTTTACAATAGGTGGAGTTGATAGTGTTAAAGGCTATAGTTCCAATATTGGCGATGCGGATAATGGAATTGTAGGTAATATTGAGTTGAGGATACCAGTTATTGGCAGAAGAAAATCGAGCCAGATTAGCGTCGTTCCTTTTATAAATGCTGGTACAATTTGGAATAATGATGAAGAACTTGCAACAAACAGCAATTTTGCTTCTACTGGATTGGGACTTATCTATCAATCAAGCTTTTTAGAAGGAAGAATTGATTACGCCATTCCTTTAATAGAAGCACAAGGGTATGGAGAAACCGATACCGAACAGCGTTTTATCTTCTCTTTAGTAATTTATCCTTTAAAATTTGGCTCGGTTTTCTAG
- a CDS encoding plasmid replication protein, CyRepA1 family: MCSALFKIKESHWSEWVTKSKVDSQLTALSLKSLEGLAVYDYLFISDALPRLNTGRVSNTEYLKYQSLESGGWWCNGVDVLSPSLDEPDDWGQLKPDFPRRWLEFKGFGKPPKEKLLKYEAPPKYPTGIFALPVPRHLWEAIAKKFDVPLPEDETTSFWKWVRDNPQIPLIVTEGAKKAGCLITAEYVAIALPGVWNGVRKQEFGGHQLIPQLIVFACKGREITFCFDRDTKLKTVQNVSKAIAVTGRLLEKQGCKVSVVSWDFPDKGVDDLIANRGVAAFHAAYNARISLTSFKLRLEASLQNYDPLVVLEQYLNPNKIKIPNAPQLIGLKSAKGTNKTGFMAIAAVESTLDRGEKVIVLTHRQALEKELAERFGVDCRSEIRTSEVRGALGYALCFDSLHPHANPSFDPDEWRGATIIIDEAEQAIWHLLDSSTCQHNRTAIIQSLKQLLITAVGTGGKVWLADADLTPIAIEYIRALIGFPVETWMLENEYQPSERRKLIAYDGNDPSRMVVKLDGAIRQGKKVLVHCSGQKWRSKWGTSNLHSRYCKMFPNKKILVLDRETVADPEHPAYGCMGHLNDTLKDYDIVICSPVIETGVSIDIKGHFNSVWCIAWGNQPVDSVAQAIARLRDDVIRHVWFKKSAKNMTIGNGATSSKALKYSQHKLSQTHLMCLRSADDDEFEELLTYKLTDYPSEEAWAKRAALINAGKINYRGTILNKLKEEGYKIKDLAEIAKLEAKEKEELKAKVQGLSDTWRKAELEKQLDETMASEEKTKQEIKQASDYQSQIRQENHRVYCEEVAAVETPDDTELEHLKQKRAKTKIERLKERNGSLAKSYEVAVTAKLVERDDNAWYSQLRLNYYFTVGRKHLLERDRRSLKSLAGENQKAFTPDINKRLIATQIRAMEILGIEQFLNPDREFCRRNLEEFEQRCKAMRWEIKSILGVGINDRDCGVRIANRILRKMNRQLVFVKTRGGRDDKQRMYKLEPLAPDDNRESIFARWLERDCAIAEQEASVRTKV, translated from the coding sequence ATGTGTTCGGCGTTATTTAAAATTAAAGAATCTCACTGGAGTGAATGGGTAACTAAATCGAAAGTAGATTCACAACTAACCGCTCTTAGCCTTAAATCTCTAGAAGGATTGGCGGTTTATGACTACCTGTTTATCTCCGACGCGCTACCAAGGCTCAACACTGGTAGGGTCAGTAATACAGAATATCTCAAGTACCAATCTTTAGAATCTGGAGGTTGGTGGTGTAACGGAGTCGATGTCTTAAGCCCCTCACTCGACGAACCCGACGATTGGGGACAGTTAAAGCCAGATTTCCCTAGACGCTGGCTTGAATTTAAAGGCTTTGGCAAACCACCCAAAGAAAAGCTTCTCAAATACGAAGCTCCTCCTAAATACCCAACGGGAATATTTGCCCTACCCGTTCCCCGACATCTATGGGAAGCGATCGCCAAAAAATTTGATGTTCCCCTACCAGAAGACGAAACTACTAGCTTCTGGAAATGGGTCAGGGACAATCCTCAAATTCCCCTAATAGTAACCGAAGGAGCTAAAAAAGCAGGCTGTCTGATTACCGCAGAATATGTAGCAATCGCCCTGCCTGGAGTCTGGAACGGAGTCAGAAAACAGGAGTTTGGCGGACACCAGCTTATTCCCCAGCTAATAGTTTTTGCCTGTAAGGGTAGAGAAATAACTTTTTGCTTCGATAGAGATACAAAACTTAAAACTGTTCAAAACGTCAGTAAAGCGATCGCCGTTACTGGCAGACTACTAGAAAAACAAGGCTGTAAGGTATCTGTAGTAAGTTGGGACTTTCCCGATAAAGGTGTAGACGACCTAATAGCCAATCGTGGTGTTGCTGCTTTCCATGCGGCATATAATGCCCGTATCAGCCTGACTAGTTTCAAGCTGAGGTTAGAGGCATCTTTACAAAATTACGACCCTCTAGTAGTCTTGGAGCAGTATTTAAACCCCAACAAGATAAAAATACCCAACGCTCCCCAACTTATTGGCTTAAAGTCAGCCAAGGGTACCAACAAAACGGGATTTATGGCTATTGCTGCCGTCGAGTCAACCTTAGATAGAGGCGAAAAGGTAATCGTTCTCACCCATCGACAGGCTTTAGAAAAAGAACTAGCCGAACGATTTGGGGTAGATTGCCGTAGCGAAATTAGAACTAGCGAAGTCCGAGGAGCTTTGGGCTATGCCCTCTGCTTTGATTCGCTTCATCCCCACGCCAATCCCTCCTTTGACCCCGACGAATGGCGCGGGGCGACAATTATCATCGACGAAGCCGAACAAGCTATTTGGCATCTGCTCGATAGCTCTACGTGCCAACATAACCGAACGGCGATTATTCAAAGCCTCAAACAGCTTTTGATAACGGCGGTAGGAACGGGAGGTAAAGTCTGGCTAGCCGATGCCGATTTAACTCCAATTGCGATTGAGTACATTCGTGCCTTAATTGGTTTTCCCGTTGAAACCTGGATGCTGGAAAATGAATATCAACCAAGCGAAAGGCGAAAATTAATCGCCTACGACGGTAACGATCCAAGCCGAATGGTAGTCAAACTAGACGGGGCGATAAGACAGGGTAAAAAAGTACTAGTTCACTGTTCGGGGCAAAAGTGGCGGTCGAAGTGGGGGACAAGTAATTTACATTCGCGTTACTGTAAGATGTTCCCTAATAAAAAAATACTGGTCTTAGATCGAGAGACAGTAGCCGACCCCGAACATCCTGCCTACGGCTGTATGGGGCATCTCAACGATACTCTCAAAGATTACGACATCGTTATCTGCTCTCCCGTAATTGAAACGGGAGTTAGTATCGATATCAAAGGACACTTCAACTCGGTCTGGTGCATCGCCTGGGGCAATCAGCCCGTAGATAGTGTCGCTCAGGCGATCGCCAGACTGCGCGATGATGTAATTCGCCATGTCTGGTTCAAAAAGTCGGCTAAGAATATGACGATTGGCAATGGGGCGACTAGCTCTAAAGCTTTAAAATATTCCCAACACAAACTCTCTCAGACGCATTTAATGTGTTTGCGTAGTGCAGATGACGACGAGTTTGAAGAACTATTGACTTATAAACTTACAGACTATCCTTCGGAAGAAGCTTGGGCTAAACGTGCTGCTTTAATTAACGCTGGCAAAATTAACTATCGGGGGACAATTCTCAATAAACTTAAAGAGGAGGGCTACAAAATCAAAGATTTAGCCGAAATAGCAAAACTGGAAGCTAAAGAAAAAGAGGAGCTAAAGGCTAAGGTGCAAGGCTTATCCGATACTTGGCGAAAAGCCGAACTAGAGAAACAGTTAGACGAAACGATGGCATCCGAAGAAAAAACCAAACAAGAAATCAAACAAGCCTCCGACTATCAAAGTCAGATTCGACAGGAGAACCATAGAGTGTACTGTGAAGAAGTAGCGGCTGTAGAAACTCCTGATGATACCGAACTAGAACATCTCAAACAAAAACGGGCTAAAACTAAAATCGAACGGCTCAAAGAGCGGAATGGTAGTTTAGCCAAGAGCTACGAAGTAGCAGTAACAGCGAAACTGGTAGAGCGAGACGATAATGCTTGGTACTCTCAGCTACGGCTAAACTATTATTTTACCGTTGGACGCAAGCATCTTCTAGAACGCGATCGCCGTTCGCTTAAGTCGCTAGCAGGTGAAAACCAAAAAGCATTTACCCCTGACATTAATAAACGGTTAATCGCCACGCAAATTAGAGCGATGGAAATCTTAGGGATTGAGCAGTTTCTCAACCCCGACCGCGAATTTTGCAGGAGGAATCTAGAGGAGTTTGAGCAACGATGTAAAGCGATGCGCTGGGAGATTAAAAGTATCCTGGGTGTGGGCATTAACGACCGCGATTGTGGAGTTCGTATCGCCAATAGAATTCTCAGAAAAATGAATAGGCAATTAGTTTTTGTCAAGACGAGAGGCGGTCGAGACGATAAACAGCGAATGTACAAACTCGAACCATTAGCACCAGACGACAATCGCGAGTCGATCTTTGCCAGGTGGCTAGAGCGAGATTGTGCTATTGCCGAACAGGAAGCCTCGGTTCGCACCAAAGTCTAA
- a CDS encoding substrate-binding domain-containing protein, with protein sequence MRNTTKVHQKCFNPNCLFEGNPPDAKRCLLCRTSLNSSTQQQQAKLNFLKTYKESLQFWFKNLKSAKARMPMVLAALVIVATGVWVARFSFNKSQPNLSESSSIETNIVSYRQLKDVVNVPSGTFSYGGSICFAALQREGMNEAIERVHPQFKLSYREPLGNPGCATGIGMLIDKELSFAQHAKPLTEEEYQRARLAGFNLEATPIALDGIVFYTHKSLDIKSLSLKQLRDIFSGKIDNWQQVGGENMPITTVSLDPKVDEVLPLLKEKTGDFTLDAETKIVRDYTSAIREVAGDPGAISYASSAILKGQQSIQPLSLLRDENTIPVAALLNDGSVNLQAFHRQNYPLTRPLFVVIRKDGTIHEKAGIAYINFLASQEGQKILEKAGFYPMYLAE encoded by the coding sequence ATGCGTAACACTACAAAGGTTCATCAAAAATGTTTCAATCCCAATTGCTTATTTGAAGGCAATCCACCCGATGCCAAGCGATGTTTGTTGTGTCGGACATCTTTAAATTCTTCTACCCAACAACAGCAGGCGAAACTAAATTTTTTAAAAACTTATAAAGAGTCACTACAATTTTGGTTTAAAAATTTAAAGTCGGCTAAAGCGAGAATGCCAATGGTTCTGGCTGCTTTAGTTATAGTTGCTACAGGAGTTTGGGTAGCTCGGTTTTCATTTAATAAATCCCAACCAAATTTATCCGAATCGAGTTCGATAGAGACAAACATCGTATCGTATCGACAACTAAAAGATGTAGTTAATGTACCTTCTGGAACATTTAGCTACGGAGGTTCGATTTGCTTCGCCGCCCTTCAAAGAGAGGGAATGAACGAAGCAATCGAGCGCGTTCATCCTCAGTTTAAACTTAGCTATAGAGAACCACTAGGGAATCCTGGCTGCGCTACCGGGATTGGAATGCTGATAGACAAAGAGTTGAGCTTTGCCCAACACGCAAAGCCTTTAACTGAAGAAGAATACCAACGCGCTCGTTTGGCAGGATTTAACTTAGAAGCAACTCCAATTGCGCTCGATGGCATTGTTTTTTATACGCATAAATCTTTGGATATCAAGTCTCTCAGTCTCAAACAGCTAAGAGACATTTTTTCGGGAAAGATAGACAATTGGCAGCAAGTCGGCGGAGAAAATATGCCAATTACCACAGTTAGCTTAGATCCCAAAGTCGATGAAGTTTTACCACTGCTAAAAGAGAAAACAGGTGATTTTACACTAGATGCCGAAACGAAGATCGTAAGAGACTATACCAGCGCAATCCGAGAAGTGGCTGGAGATCCTGGAGCAATTTCTTATGCTTCGAGTGCAATTTTAAAAGGTCAGCAATCGATTCAACCTCTATCGCTACTTCGAGATGAAAATACCATTCCCGTAGCGGCTTTACTAAACGATGGTAGCGTCAATTTGCAGGCTTTTCATCGCCAAAATTATCCGCTGACCAGACCATTGTTTGTGGTTATTCGTAAAGATGGGACCATACACGAAAAGGCAGGAATAGCCTATATTAATTTTCTGGCTTCTCAAGAAGGACAAAAGATATTAGAAAAAGCTGGATTTTATCCTATGTATTTAGCTGAATAA
- a CDS encoding cellulose binding domain-containing protein yields the protein MNTESNFYTSAEWYSGFTGKLDVTNKSEHFDGWTLEFEAPFEITEIWDAKIISKEGNKYVLGNLDYNKDLASGETETITFNADKVDGEIVAPEHYSLSSSNGAVESPALETITTHNNVDSSAASFYISAEWYDGFTGKLDITNKSENLDGGWKLEFEAPFEITDIWDAKIINKEGNKYVLGNLDYNKDLASGQTETITFNANKIEGEVVAPENYSLSGNGVANEPVAIKNISEPEFSGDAGNYTPEGATGKPIALENTTVDNNENFRVEDGENTFDDDSADTSSSEIAKQEDYLDGSENDLNDSHLQVKGRFLYDANGDKVIMRGIENVVRYGEYQGSGEWNDPYENGSLIDGNGDCVDELAKTGANATRLIGGRPEEFENALEKAVDNNLWVSVGHVDFRDKKVIETIQDNEAYVTLHAQGEVIHEDENKWREDSIQAIKEIRSLGYKAPIEITAGFYGQRFEMILNQGEAILNSDPLKNVVFVTQAYSEIENRGGVTANLDKLANFSAPVLVGASNFGIGTQNGYGNKPNTYKKVWDETYKRDLGSFYWAWSDAGYGDVVSSNRRFDGLTSVGDYIVNDSPANLSSHAPKTEFLLDAAVDANAA from the coding sequence ATGAATACTGAATCTAATTTTTATACCTCGGCGGAGTGGTATTCTGGATTTACGGGCAAGCTCGACGTAACCAATAAAAGCGAACATTTCGATGGTTGGACACTTGAGTTTGAAGCCCCGTTTGAAATTACCGAAATCTGGGATGCCAAAATTATTAGTAAGGAGGGCAATAAATACGTACTTGGCAATCTCGACTACAACAAAGATTTAGCTAGCGGTGAAACCGAAACTATTACTTTTAACGCCGATAAAGTTGATGGAGAAATAGTCGCTCCCGAACATTATTCTCTAAGTAGTAGCAACGGAGCGGTCGAATCGCCAGCATTAGAAACCATAACAACACACAATAATGTGGATTCTTCTGCTGCTAGTTTTTACATCTCGGCGGAGTGGTATGACGGATTTACAGGCAAGCTCGACATAACCAATAAAAGCGAAAATCTAGACGGGGGATGGAAGCTAGAGTTTGAAGCCCCGTTTGAAATTACCGACATTTGGGATGCCAAGATTATCAATAAGGAGGGCAACAAATACGTACTCGGTAATCTCGACTACAACAAAGATTTAGCCAGCGGTCAAACCGAAACTATTACCTTTAATGCCAATAAAATAGAGGGAGAAGTAGTTGCTCCCGAAAATTATTCTTTAAGTGGTAATGGTGTGGCGAACGAACCTGTAGCCATAAAAAATATTTCAGAGCCAGAGTTTTCTGGTGATGCTGGAAATTATACTCCTGAAGGCGCGACGGGAAAACCTATTGCTTTAGAAAATACAACGGTAGATAATAACGAAAATTTCCGTGTCGAAGACGGAGAAAACACATTTGATGACGACTCGGCAGATACTTCGTCGTCTGAAATTGCCAAACAAGAGGATTATCTCGATGGCTCTGAAAATGACTTAAATGACTCGCACCTCCAAGTAAAAGGAAGATTTCTCTACGATGCAAATGGCGATAAGGTGATAATGAGAGGAATTGAAAATGTCGTTCGCTATGGTGAATATCAGGGTTCGGGTGAATGGAATGACCCTTACGAAAATGGTTCTCTAATCGATGGCAATGGCGATTGTGTTGACGAACTCGCTAAAACGGGAGCTAACGCCACGCGCTTGATAGGTGGAAGACCAGAAGAGTTTGAGAATGCCCTTGAAAAAGCAGTAGATAATAATCTTTGGGTTTCAGTAGGACACGTTGATTTTAGGGACAAAAAGGTCATAGAAACAATTCAAGATAACGAAGCTTACGTCACGCTTCACGCACAGGGCGAAGTAATTCATGAGGATGAGAATAAGTGGCGAGAAGATTCTATTCAAGCAATTAAAGAAATTAGATCCCTTGGATACAAAGCCCCGATTGAAATCACGGCGGGTTTTTATGGGCAGAGATTTGAAATGATTCTCAATCAGGGTGAGGCGATTTTAAATTCCGATCCTTTAAAGAATGTAGTTTTCGTAACTCAAGCCTATTCAGAAATCGAGAATCGAGGAGGAGTTACCGCCAATCTCGATAAACTGGCGAATTTTTCCGCACCAGTTTTGGTAGGAGCGTCTAACTTCGGTATTGGGACGCAGAACGGCTACGGCAATAAACCTAATACTTACAAAAAAGTATGGGATGAAACTTATAAAAGAGATCTTGGTAGCTTCTATTGGGCATGGTCTGATGCTGGATACGGCGATGTAGTCAGTTCCAATCGGAGATTTGATGGTCTTACCTCCGTAGGTGACTACATAGTAAACGATAGCCCTGCTAACCTAAGCTCTCATGCTCCAAAAACCGAATTTCTCTTAGATGCCGCCGTTGATGCAAATGCCGCTTAA
- a CDS encoding response regulator transcription factor codes for MKQPPIKVLIADDQRFFLEVIKCCLKSKDMKIVGSAIDGEEVLSAVRSLTPDVLILDLEMPKINGYQLIEKLSSYTSLKIIVFSAHQEKSYVTRAIKAGVHGYLSKLKLNEGDELESTIRLVYQGYCAFNYKFLTQTLSVMNLANSKAAVNSQVRSKSRVRATKPKKRPSIDLNPLLKFAQKQTKKSVSSKLDYLQQLTVKFSNFARNFQFSIKLKFVHFILFFCCTLSLTIFVSTIVIALD; via the coding sequence ATGAAACAACCTCCCATCAAAGTATTAATTGCCGACGATCAAAGGTTTTTTCTAGAAGTAATAAAATGTTGTCTTAAATCGAAAGACATGAAAATAGTTGGCTCTGCTATTGACGGAGAGGAGGTTCTTAGCGCAGTTAGAAGTCTAACCCCTGATGTTTTGATACTCGATCTCGAAATGCCGAAAATAAATGGCTATCAGTTGATCGAAAAACTTTCAAGCTATACTAGTTTAAAAATAATTGTTTTTAGCGCACATCAGGAAAAAAGCTACGTTACGCGAGCTATTAAAGCGGGAGTGCATGGTTATCTTTCCAAACTCAAACTCAATGAAGGAGACGAGCTTGAATCTACGATTAGATTAGTTTATCAAGGTTATTGCGCGTTTAACTACAAGTTTTTGACTCAAACGCTATCAGTTATGAATTTGGCAAATAGCAAAGCTGCCGTAAATTCTCAGGTGCGTTCCAAATCAAGAGTTCGAGCGACAAAACCTAAAAAGCGTCCCTCGATCGATCTAAATCCGCTTTTAAAATTTGCTCAAAAACAAACAAAAAAAAGTGTTTCGTCAAAACTGGATTATTTACAGCAATTAACAGTTAAGTTTAGCAACTTTGCCCGTAATTTTCAGTTTTCAATAAAACTAAAATTCGTTCATTTTATCTTGTTTTTTTGCTGCACCCTATCTCTAACAATTTTTGTCAGTACGATTGTTATCGCTCTTGACTGA
- a CDS encoding DUF3102 domain-containing protein — MSLLEAPKIPFRGKILYVDDEVSRAETDRQVFTLKARLRTEDLLFADAFNNALEILDKHLEISTVLVDLRIPERSEDTYDYDPQNPDREWGEKLIETIIQKYSQKRKIYIIVVSAYTTYVYNSRDSSSPVLAFYSKPIDFDKLIENFEFIINDSLKEKSSLFLKPEEDSSSSDGFNYTSLNLDEETLLFVRDRTVEIKKLIRRTAQDIVDIGKYLTEVKDKLGHGNFYNWLDVEFNWSYSTAARFMQVAERFKSVSLTDLNILQSALYQLAAPTTPEGATVEALERAKQGEIITEKLAKEIKLKHKEQKKVNSLENELPSKDLQLESQKSQHRNRISSSPQSKLEPKQSVVAVIPTKKAVLNSWWQIGNYHRLFCGNPKDNSFLSHLPKKIQLTVTLPPNNNNSLIPKIKAKSDLLFRSELNDIDPLSILKMIEHCLGTTTEGNDIVVISYIPTPRLLELIDTLGCNCYVAEPDLEKCDRLLSIWRDKVTVSRLSV, encoded by the coding sequence ATGTCGTTGTTAGAAGCTCCTAAAATTCCATTTCGTGGCAAAATACTTTACGTCGATGACGAAGTTAGCCGCGCCGAGACAGATCGGCAAGTATTCACTTTAAAAGCCAGACTTCGTACCGAAGATTTGTTGTTTGCCGATGCTTTTAATAATGCTTTGGAAATTTTAGATAAACATCTAGAAATATCCACCGTACTTGTAGATCTGAGAATTCCCGAACGAAGTGAAGATACTTACGATTACGATCCTCAAAACCCAGATAGAGAGTGGGGAGAAAAGCTGATAGAGACAATAATTCAAAAATATTCACAAAAAAGGAAGATCTATATAATTGTTGTTTCAGCTTACACGACATATGTTTACAATAGCCGAGATTCTTCTTCTCCAGTACTAGCTTTCTATAGTAAGCCTATTGATTTTGATAAGCTGATTGAGAATTTTGAATTTATTATCAATGATAGTTTAAAAGAAAAAAGTTCTTTATTTTTGAAGCCAGAAGAAGATTCTTCCTCAAGTGATGGTTTTAACTACACTTCACTCAACTTAGATGAAGAAACTCTATTGTTCGTGCGAGATAGAACTGTAGAAATCAAAAAATTAATCAGAAGAACGGCACAGGATATTGTAGATATAGGTAAATACTTAACTGAAGTCAAAGATAAATTAGGTCACGGTAACTTTTATAATTGGCTCGATGTAGAATTTAACTGGAGTTATTCTACTGCGGCAAGATTTATGCAGGTTGCCGAACGCTTTAAATCTGTCAGTCTGACAGATTTAAATATACTACAAAGTGCTTTGTATCAATTAGCCGCTCCTACAACTCCAGAAGGAGCGACTGTTGAAGCACTAGAACGAGCAAAGCAAGGTGAAATAATTACAGAGAAACTTGCTAAAGAAATTAAGCTCAAGCATAAAGAACAAAAAAAAGTAAATTCTTTGGAAAACGAACTTCCGTCGAAAGATTTACAACTCGAATCACAAAAATCTCAGCACCGAAATCGGATATCATCCTCACCTCAATCCAAACTAGAACCCAAGCAGTCAGTCGTAGCAGTTATTCCAACGAAAAAAGCTGTTTTAAATAGTTGGTGGCAAATAGGAAATTACCATCGGCTTTTTTGTGGAAATCCCAAAGATAATAGTTTTCTCAGTCACCTTCCCAAAAAAATTCAACTTACTGTAACCCTTCCGCCGAACAATAATAATTCTTTAATTCCCAAAATCAAGGCAAAATCCGACCTTTTATTTCGTTCAGAACTCAATGATATTGACCCACTATCGATATTAAAAATGATCGAACACTGCCTTGGTACCACGACAGAAGGTAATGATATAGTAGTAATTTCTTATATTCCTACACCTCGATTGTTAGAATTGATCGATACACTAGGATGCAACTGTTACGTTGCCGAGCCAGATTTGGAAAAATGCGATCGCCTCTTATCTATTTGGCGAGATAAAGTAACGGTGTCTCGATTGTCGGTTTGA
- a CDS encoding CAP domain-containing protein, whose protein sequence is MFVNQVLDLTNAERTKAGLNPLKLNSQLVDAAQDHSNDMAEDDFFSHTGIDGSDVGNRATDSGYQYSTVGENIAAGQTTAEEVVEGWMNSPDHRANILNPNYTEIGIGYEHAAEDTGAVNYNYYWTQVFGTPLAGGNSGMKNLTEDYARQGTEDSGKEPEMSDNGELFGNNDTMLTGDRDAVDFSEDNAEATNFKPNASGNWYSFSDILNDFVVGGTGIDINRESDFAKQSGKADREQNSEFVDDVYIRDLLSDSETFNTSIWLMAQEN, encoded by the coding sequence ATGTTTGTAAACCAAGTTCTCGACCTAACCAATGCCGAACGTACTAAAGCGGGATTAAATCCTTTAAAACTAAATTCTCAATTAGTTGATGCCGCTCAAGACCATAGTAATGATATGGCAGAAGATGATTTTTTTAGTCATACAGGAATTGACGGTTCTGATGTAGGTAATCGCGCTACTGATAGTGGCTATCAATATTCGACTGTAGGCGAAAATATTGCTGCGGGGCAAACCACCGCCGAAGAAGTAGTAGAAGGTTGGATGAATAGCCCCGATCATCGTGCCAACATTCTCAATCCCAACTACACGGAAATTGGCATTGGCTACGAACATGCAGCAGAAGATACGGGTGCGGTTAACTACAATTATTACTGGACACAGGTTTTTGGTACTCCTCTAGCTGGGGGGAATTCTGGTATGAAAAATCTAACAGAAGATTACGCTCGCCAGGGAACGGAAGATAGTGGTAAAGAACCAGAAATGTCCGATAATGGCGAATTATTTGGTAATAACGACACTATGCTGACAGGCGATCGCGATGCAGTTGATTTTTCTGAAGATAATGCCGAAGCAACAAATTTCAAGCCTAACGCTAGTGGCAATTGGTATAGTTTTAGCGATATATTAAATGATTTTGTGGTTGGTGGTACGGGAATAGATATAAACAGAGAAAGCGATTTCGCAAAGCAAAGCGGCAAAGCCGATCGAGAGCAAAACTCAGAATTTGTTGACGATGTATATATTCGGGATCTCTTATCCGATTCTGAAACTTTTAATACTTCAATCTGGTTGATGGCACAAGAAAATTAG